The following coding sequences lie in one Jonesia denitrificans DSM 20603 genomic window:
- a CDS encoding RNA degradosome polyphosphate kinase — translation MTERDDRGPQLDTELPGIEDLETDLDAAIAEHIAEEPEANLPPAEPAPLPEGRFVDRELSWLAFNQRVLELAEDPGVPLLERVRFAAIFASNLDEYFMVRVAGLKRRIATGLAVTSASGLTPRQTLDAISTRATKLMQRHANVFHNDLQPALADEGITLVTWDDLSSQEQDRLHKFFRKQIFPVLTPLAVDPAHPFPYISGLSLNLAVLLRNPTTDKEHFARVKVPPLLPRFIAVDAKGRPSAPDTHTVDPTSFVPLEDIIAHHLHYLFPGMEVVEYHTFRVTRNEDVEVEEDDAENLLKAMEKELLRRRFGPPVRLEVAKGITGRIRDLLVRELRITHDEVYTLQAPLDLTGLNLIADLDRADLHYPAFVPTTSRQLADVESATPSDIFGAIRRSDVLLHHPYDSFSTSVQTFLEQAAADPHVLAIKQTLYRTSGDSPIVDALIDAAEAGKQVLALVEIKARFDEQNNISWARKLERAGVHVVYGIVGLKTHCKLSLVVRQEADGLRRYCHVGTGNYNPKTARLYTDLGLLTCDPDVGQDLTRLFNQLSGYAPQSKFHRLLVAPRTVRTGLIARIDRETQAAQQGLPAWIKIKVNSIVDEQTIDALYRASQAGVSVDLVVRGICALRPGVPGLSENIRVRSILGRFLEHARIYAFANSLGADPNTPVLPGSAGIPGLPDVFIGSADLMHRNLIRRVEALVSITHERHVNGLITLIDRSMSDEVSTWHLEPDDTWTRRHRGNNDIPLSDIQQELITRQRQRLTLGH, via the coding sequence ATGACTGAACGCGATGACCGTGGGCCACAACTCGACACCGAACTGCCTGGCATTGAGGATCTCGAAACCGATCTTGACGCGGCCATTGCAGAGCACATCGCTGAGGAGCCTGAGGCGAACCTCCCACCAGCCGAACCTGCACCGTTGCCTGAGGGCCGGTTTGTCGACCGTGAGTTGTCGTGGCTTGCCTTTAACCAACGTGTTCTCGAACTCGCAGAAGATCCGGGGGTCCCACTCTTGGAGCGGGTGCGATTCGCCGCGATTTTCGCGTCAAACCTTGACGAATATTTCATGGTGCGGGTTGCTGGGTTAAAACGACGCATCGCCACGGGTCTTGCCGTCACCTCTGCTTCTGGCCTCACCCCCAGGCAAACCCTTGATGCGATTTCTACTCGCGCCACTAAACTGATGCAACGACACGCCAACGTGTTCCACAATGATTTACAACCGGCGCTGGCGGATGAAGGGATCACTCTGGTCACGTGGGATGACCTGTCCTCGCAGGAACAAGATCGGTTGCATAAGTTCTTCCGGAAACAGATCTTCCCGGTCCTTACTCCCCTTGCCGTGGACCCGGCCCACCCGTTCCCCTACATTTCTGGGTTGTCGCTCAACCTGGCGGTGTTGCTGCGAAACCCCACCACCGATAAGGAACACTTCGCGCGGGTGAAAGTTCCGCCGCTGTTGCCACGCTTCATTGCTGTGGATGCCAAGGGGCGTCCGTCCGCACCGGACACTCACACGGTGGATCCCACCTCGTTTGTTCCGCTTGAGGACATCATTGCCCACCACCTGCATTACTTGTTCCCTGGCATGGAGGTGGTGGAGTATCACACGTTCCGCGTGACCCGTAACGAGGACGTTGAAGTCGAAGAAGACGACGCCGAAAACCTGTTGAAGGCCATGGAGAAGGAACTCCTGCGCCGCAGGTTTGGTCCTCCAGTGCGCCTTGAGGTTGCGAAGGGAATCACCGGCCGTATCCGTGATCTTTTGGTACGTGAGCTACGCATCACCCACGACGAGGTGTACACGTTGCAGGCGCCACTTGATCTGACTGGGTTGAATCTCATTGCTGACCTCGACCGGGCTGACCTTCATTACCCCGCGTTTGTGCCTACAACCTCCCGGCAACTCGCAGACGTGGAGTCTGCGACACCCTCCGATATTTTTGGGGCAATCCGCCGCAGTGACGTGCTCTTGCACCACCCGTACGACTCGTTTTCCACGTCAGTGCAAACCTTCCTGGAACAAGCAGCTGCGGACCCTCATGTTCTTGCGATCAAGCAAACCCTGTACCGCACCTCTGGGGACTCCCCTATTGTTGATGCGCTCATTGACGCCGCAGAAGCGGGAAAACAAGTGTTGGCGCTCGTGGAAATTAAGGCGCGCTTTGATGAACAAAACAATATTTCCTGGGCCCGCAAACTTGAGCGTGCTGGGGTCCATGTGGTCTACGGGATTGTCGGCCTCAAAACACACTGCAAACTCTCTCTTGTGGTTCGCCAAGAAGCAGATGGGCTTCGCCGTTACTGCCATGTCGGCACAGGGAACTACAACCCCAAGACTGCCCGCCTGTACACCGACCTGGGGCTCCTCACCTGTGACCCTGACGTGGGTCAGGACTTGACCCGGTTGTTTAACCAACTGTCTGGCTACGCCCCACAGTCCAAGTTCCACCGCCTCCTGGTAGCCCCCCGTACGGTGCGCACTGGGCTGATTGCGCGCATCGACCGGGAAACACAGGCAGCACAGCAGGGTTTGCCAGCCTGGATCAAAATCAAGGTCAACTCCATTGTTGATGAACAGACCATTGACGCGTTGTACCGTGCCTCCCAGGCAGGGGTGAGCGTGGACTTGGTGGTGCGCGGTATTTGCGCATTGCGGCCGGGAGTACCTGGACTCTCAGAGAATATTCGGGTTCGCTCTATTTTGGGACGCTTCCTCGAGCATGCCCGCATCTATGCGTTTGCGAATTCCCTTGGCGCGGACCCAAACACCCCTGTCCTCCCTGGATCAGCGGGAATCCCCGGGCTACCTGACGTATTCATTGGGTCTGCTGACCTCATGCACCGCAATCTGATCCGCCGGGTTGAGGCATTGGTCTCCATCACACACGAACGGCACGTCAACGGACTGATCACCCTCATTGACCGATCCATGTCCGATGAGGTTTCCACGTGGCATCTGGAACCCGACGACACATGGACTCGACGCCACCGCGGCAACAACGACATCCCACTGTCTGATATCCAACAAGAACTGATCACCCGGCAACGGCAACGACTCACCCTCGGACATTAA
- the mshD gene encoding mycothiol synthase: protein MTTVLLTSTSGPLSDDAARSVRELVALETERLGVPPLSEQPLLNLRDPRARVVHIMDTQGGDVTGYAQLDVSREGGSLELTARCADRTQCVGALLNEAELIAQDHDVVVRPWVHGDDPDVTRVLAQRGYVPARTLLVLSRDLSLADTQALATPVVPEGFVCRRFDPISDADSLLAANSDAFSWHPEQGRLTHHDLSMRMKEPWFTPDHLHVVTPVSESARIVGFVWLKAEPHSRSIELYVLGVTEAAQGQGVGRFLTELATVTALNQGYPRLHLYVEADNTRALALYTQHGFAPMERHVNFTQPTGELGHEPPS, encoded by the coding sequence ATGACCACGGTGCTCCTTACTTCCACGTCAGGTCCGCTCAGTGACGATGCGGCGCGGAGCGTGCGCGAGTTGGTTGCTCTGGAAACTGAACGGTTGGGTGTGCCACCGTTGTCAGAGCAACCGCTATTGAATTTACGGGATCCTCGGGCTCGGGTTGTGCACATTATGGACACCCAGGGGGGCGATGTGACGGGGTACGCGCAGCTTGATGTGTCGCGTGAGGGTGGGTCGTTGGAGTTGACCGCTCGATGCGCGGACCGCACCCAGTGTGTGGGCGCGTTACTCAATGAGGCGGAGTTGATTGCCCAGGATCATGATGTGGTAGTCAGGCCGTGGGTTCATGGTGATGATCCTGATGTGACCCGGGTGCTGGCTCAGCGTGGTTATGTTCCAGCGCGCACGTTGTTGGTGCTGTCTCGTGACTTGTCGTTGGCGGACACCCAAGCCCTGGCCACACCGGTTGTTCCGGAGGGGTTTGTTTGTCGGAGGTTTGATCCTATCTCGGATGCAGACTCGCTTCTGGCAGCGAACTCCGATGCATTTTCGTGGCACCCTGAGCAGGGGCGCCTCACCCACCATGACTTGTCGATGCGCATGAAGGAACCGTGGTTCACTCCTGACCACCTTCATGTGGTGACCCCGGTTTCCGAGAGTGCTCGGATCGTTGGTTTTGTGTGGTTGAAAGCAGAACCTCACTCACGCAGCATCGAACTGTATGTGTTGGGGGTTACTGAGGCTGCCCAGGGTCAGGGGGTGGGGCGTTTCCTCACGGAGTTAGCAACGGTGACTGCCCTCAATCAGGGTTACCCACGTCTTCACCTTTATGTGGAAGCGGACAACACCCGTGCCTTAGCGCTGTACACCCAGCACGGGTTCGCTCCGATGGAACGGCACGTGAACTTTACGCAACCCACCGGTGAACTTGGGCACGAACCACCTAGTTAA